One window of the Chryseotalea sp. WA131a genome contains the following:
- a CDS encoding MFS transporter, translated as MSKTSSAQIQTSTYTSQFWLLCVSTILFFASFNMIVPELPEYLTSLGGKDFKGLIISLFTLTAMISRPFSGKLTDMLGRKPVMMIGGIVCFVCSLFYPILSTVAGFLLLRLLHGFSTGFSPTGVAAYITDTIPSNKRGEAMGWIGTSGALGMAGGPAVGGAVANNFGLDVMFYLSSFFALVSVCILFGMSETLKEKKEVTWRFLKIAKKDLIEPLVIAPALVMLLTAYSYGTAFTLLPDFGSFVGIKNKGLLFTFLTVSSLLIRLLAGRASDRYGRVAVLKLSVPLMLLAMLTFGFAINSFMLIVGSVLYGLAQGSTSPTLLAWATDLCDEQHRGRGIAFFYIFMELGIGLGALVSSFIYGNDPSRFLWAFTVCASLCGAAFLYLMLRVRN; from the coding sequence ATGAGTAAGACTTCTTCGGCTCAAATCCAAACCTCAACGTACACGTCTCAATTTTGGCTTTTGTGCGTGAGCACCATTTTATTTTTCGCCAGCTTCAATATGATTGTGCCCGAGTTGCCCGAGTACTTGACCAGCTTGGGTGGAAAAGATTTTAAAGGGCTTATCATTTCGTTGTTTACGCTCACGGCCATGATCTCTCGCCCCTTCAGCGGAAAGCTTACAGATATGCTGGGGCGAAAGCCTGTTATGATGATCGGTGGAATTGTGTGTTTTGTCTGCAGCTTGTTTTATCCGATTCTTTCTACCGTTGCCGGATTTTTGTTGTTACGGTTGTTACATGGTTTCTCTACAGGCTTTTCGCCTACGGGGGTTGCAGCTTACATCACCGATACGATTCCCAGTAACAAACGTGGTGAGGCGATGGGTTGGATTGGCACATCAGGAGCGTTGGGCATGGCAGGTGGCCCGGCCGTGGGTGGGGCAGTGGCAAACAATTTTGGATTGGATGTAATGTTTTATCTCTCTTCTTTTTTTGCACTCGTTTCGGTGTGCATCTTGTTCGGTATGAGCGAAACCCTCAAAGAAAAGAAAGAAGTAACGTGGCGTTTTTTGAAGATTGCCAAAAAAGATTTGATTGAGCCATTGGTCATTGCACCGGCATTGGTAATGCTGCTTACAGCCTATTCGTATGGCACAGCGTTTACATTGCTTCCCGATTTTGGTTCTTTTGTTGGGATAAAAAACAAAGGGCTGCTATTTACTTTTCTTACGGTATCCTCATTGCTCATTCGGTTGTTGGCTGGCAGGGCATCCGATCGATACGGGCGGGTGGCCGTTTTAAAATTATCGGTGCCGTTAATGTTGCTGGCCATGCTTACGTTTGGATTTGCAATAAATTCATTCATGCTGATTGTTGGTTCGGTATTGTATGGCTTGGCGCAAGGCTCTACCTCGCCTACGCTACTCGCTTGGGCAACGGATTTGTGTGATGAGCAGCATCGCGGAAGGGGCATCGCATTCTTTTATATTTTTATGGAGTTGGGCATCGGATTGGGTGCACTTGTTTCTTCTTTTATTTATGGCAATGACCCCAGTCGGTTTTTGTGGGCATTTACGGTATGTGCGAGTTTGTGCGGGGCGGCTTTTTTATATTTGATGCTGAGGGTTCGAAATTGA
- a CDS encoding lysoplasmalogenase: MKRLPLFVFLLSSVVEVASQIFGLTESHFIAKPLIMLGLMGHYYFQSPNRSFLFVMALVFCWLGDVLLLFQGELYFMLGLAAFLIGHLLYILCYRHFRWAEKANELLGPQKVRFSFPIVLAGTGLVVILYPSLGDLKIPVLIYALVLTLMALNALFRYGRTTTKSFLFVFMGAVLFMLSDSLLAINKFYASFSSAGAMIMMTYCTAQFLIVEGISLHEKNVSRQ, encoded by the coding sequence ATGAAACGATTACCACTTTTTGTTTTTCTACTTTCGTCAGTAGTGGAAGTTGCCTCCCAAATTTTTGGGTTGACTGAAAGCCATTTCATCGCTAAGCCATTGATCATGCTGGGGCTGATGGGGCATTATTATTTTCAGTCACCCAACCGGTCGTTTCTCTTTGTTATGGCCCTAGTGTTTTGTTGGCTGGGCGATGTGCTGCTCTTGTTTCAGGGTGAGCTTTACTTTATGTTGGGATTAGCCGCTTTTTTGATTGGTCACTTGCTATACATTCTGTGCTACCGACATTTTCGGTGGGCAGAGAAAGCAAATGAGTTATTGGGACCGCAAAAAGTTCGTTTCTCGTTTCCAATCGTACTGGCGGGCACGGGGTTGGTGGTGATTCTTTATCCTTCCTTGGGTGATTTGAAAATTCCAGTATTGATTTACGCGCTGGTGCTAACGCTGATGGCGTTGAATGCCCTTTTTCGTTATGGTCGTACGACTACAAAAAGTTTTCTCTTTGTTTTTATGGGGGCAGTTTTGTTCATGCTTTCCGACTCACTGTTGGCTATCAATAAATTTTACGCATCATTTTCGTCAGCAGGAGCGATGATTATGATGACGTATTGTACCGCACAGTTTTTGATTGTGGAGGGGATATCGTTACACGAGAAGAATGTAAGTAGGCAATGA
- a CDS encoding Crp/Fnr family transcriptional regulator: MAKIEFSVACLLCDHLKDSLFNGLQPEDLNRVNNHKTCVLYKKGQNIFYEGTRPTGLFCMNGGKVKVVKNDVQGKEFILYLAKPGDFLGYRALLSEEFYGATATVLEDAKICFIPREDFFEVLQKNPVFMRKVVKEVCKEMGIMEERMAEIAHKSVRERLAGSLLMLKETYGMEGEKSELIDIALSREDLASIVGTASETIIRLLSEMKSENIIAFEGKKIRVLDAKKLARQADLILA; encoded by the coding sequence ATGGCAAAAATTGAATTTTCTGTAGCTTGCTTGTTGTGCGATCACTTAAAGGATTCGCTCTTCAATGGACTTCAGCCAGAAGACCTTAACAGGGTCAATAATCATAAAACCTGCGTACTTTATAAGAAGGGACAAAACATATTTTACGAAGGAACGCGCCCCACGGGCCTGTTTTGCATGAATGGTGGAAAAGTGAAGGTGGTAAAAAACGATGTGCAAGGCAAAGAGTTCATTTTGTACCTCGCCAAGCCAGGCGATTTTTTAGGTTACCGAGCATTATTGAGTGAGGAATTTTATGGCGCTACGGCCACCGTGCTAGAGGACGCAAAAATCTGTTTCATTCCGCGCGAAGATTTTTTTGAAGTACTTCAAAAAAACCCGGTGTTCATGCGCAAGGTGGTGAAAGAGGTTTGCAAAGAGATGGGCATCATGGAAGAGCGAATGGCTGAAATTGCCCATAAATCGGTGCGTGAGCGGTTAGCGGGTAGCTTGCTGATGTTGAAAGAAACCTATGGGATGGAGGGTGAGAAAAGTGAATTGATTGATATCGCCCTTTCGCGCGAAGACTTGGCCAGTATTGTTGGCACTGCCAGCGAAACCATCATCCGGCTTTTGTCGGAGATGAAATCTGAAAACATCATTGCCTTTGAGGGCAAAAAAATAAGAGTGCTCGATGCTAAAAAATTAGCCCGTCAAGCCGATTTGATTCTGGCATAA
- a CDS encoding TCR/Tet family MFS transporter encodes MSKKPAIGFIFLTLLIDTIGFGVIIPVMPGLISELAHVKVSEASPLSGYLLFAFAVMQFLCAPIMGGLSDQFGRRPILLASLLGFGLDYVLLAFAPSYSWLFIGRIIAGAMGASFTTASAYIADISTAENRAQNFGMVGAAFGLGFIIGPAIGGLLGEYGARVPFLVAAGLSLMNCLYGFFILPESLQPENRRKFDWSRANPVGSLLNLKRYPVIIGLVASLILIYISAHAVQSNWSFYTIEKFDWSKKTIGLSLATVGILIAAVQGGLIRVVLPKWGQKKSLYVGLALYTLGYFLFAFATTDWMMFVFLIPYCMGGLAGPALQGIISSQVPANEQGELQGALTSLMSVTSIVGPILMTQLFGYFTGSSAPIYLPGAPMLMGGMLTLFSLLLAWKSLSNFDTTKTVLGK; translated from the coding sequence ATGTCTAAAAAGCCTGCCATTGGATTTATTTTCCTTACGCTTTTAATTGATACGATCGGGTTTGGGGTCATCATACCCGTGATGCCCGGCCTTATTTCTGAATTAGCGCATGTAAAGGTAAGCGAGGCCTCTCCGTTATCAGGATATTTATTGTTTGCCTTTGCAGTCATGCAGTTTTTGTGTGCGCCCATTATGGGTGGGCTCAGCGACCAATTTGGTAGACGTCCTATTCTATTGGCGTCACTGCTTGGTTTTGGTCTTGACTATGTTTTATTAGCATTCGCACCCAGCTATTCTTGGCTTTTCATTGGGCGGATTATTGCCGGTGCCATGGGCGCAAGTTTCACTACTGCTTCGGCTTACATTGCAGACATTAGCACTGCGGAGAATCGCGCACAAAATTTTGGAATGGTGGGTGCCGCCTTTGGGCTCGGATTTATCATTGGCCCAGCCATTGGTGGCTTGCTGGGAGAGTACGGTGCTCGTGTTCCTTTTTTAGTGGCAGCAGGTTTGAGTTTGATGAATTGCCTTTATGGATTTTTTATTTTACCAGAATCACTTCAGCCAGAGAACAGAAGAAAATTTGATTGGAGCCGAGCCAACCCGGTAGGCTCGCTGTTGAACTTAAAAAGATACCCTGTTATCATCGGATTGGTGGCTTCGTTGATTTTGATTTACATCTCTGCCCACGCTGTGCAAAGCAATTGGTCGTTTTACACGATTGAAAAATTCGATTGGTCGAAGAAGACCATCGGCCTCTCGCTCGCAACAGTAGGGATTTTAATTGCGGCTGTGCAAGGTGGATTGATTCGGGTAGTTCTGCCAAAGTGGGGTCAAAAAAAATCATTGTACGTTGGTCTGGCACTTTACACGTTGGGCTACTTTCTGTTTGCTTTTGCCACTACCGATTGGATGATGTTTGTGTTTTTAATTCCCTATTGCATGGGTGGGTTAGCCGGGCCAGCACTGCAAGGAATTATTTCATCTCAAGTGCCGGCCAACGAACAAGGTGAATTGCAAGGTGCGCTCACAAGTTTGATGAGTGTAACCTCCATTGTTGGGCCTATATTGATGACGCAATTGTTCGGATACTTTACGGGATCGAGTGCCCCCATTTATTTGCCAGGTGCCCCTATGCTGATGGGAGGGATGTTAACCCTTTTTAGCCTCTTATTAGCATGGAAGTCGTTAAGTAATTTTGATACCACCAAAACGGTGCTGGGTAAGTAA
- a CDS encoding sigma-70 family RNA polymerase sigma factor, with protein sequence MKSSNSIENLFRHESGKLISVLTKLFGPHNLQLAEDVVQDSLLKALDHWKFHGVPENPSAWLFTVARNKALDVIRQERHRKKFAPEVFPLLTSEYTADATLQQLLTPHQIEDEQLRMMFVCCHPSLPEEGQVALILKTLCGFSTAEIAHAFLTNEETITKRLYRAKEQFRNEAIAFALPSPSELQTRLENVLTAIYLIFNEGYHTAHHASIIREELIEESLRLGKMLVDNEITNLPITNSLMALLCFNTSRVYGRLDENGNLLQLKNQNRSKWNKQLIVQGNHYLNRAASIEPPTPYHIEAAIAYEHCQAATFAETNWQRIVELYDWLYQLKPMPLIQLNQLIALAEWKGAHVALAKLNDLQLMEQLPNNALLHAALGEWRLSIGEKESAKGHFEKAVGLSKTEKEKLFFTNRLRECY encoded by the coding sequence CTGAAATCTTCTAACTCCATAGAAAATCTATTTCGCCATGAGTCAGGAAAACTGATTTCGGTACTCACCAAACTATTCGGACCACACAATTTACAACTGGCCGAAGATGTTGTGCAAGACTCGCTGCTCAAAGCACTCGATCATTGGAAATTTCATGGTGTACCCGAAAATCCTTCTGCATGGTTGTTTACCGTAGCACGGAACAAAGCATTGGATGTCATTCGTCAAGAACGGCACCGAAAAAAATTCGCTCCTGAAGTCTTTCCTCTTCTCACTTCAGAATATACGGCTGATGCCACCCTGCAGCAATTATTGACGCCTCATCAAATTGAAGACGAGCAATTGCGAATGATGTTTGTCTGTTGCCACCCCTCGTTGCCCGAGGAAGGGCAAGTGGCCTTGATTTTGAAAACACTTTGCGGCTTTAGCACGGCAGAAATCGCCCACGCTTTTTTAACCAACGAAGAAACCATTACCAAAAGGTTGTACCGGGCGAAAGAACAATTCAGGAACGAGGCCATCGCCTTTGCACTACCATCGCCTTCAGAATTACAAACACGGTTGGAAAATGTGCTCACCGCTATTTACCTCATCTTCAACGAAGGCTACCACACTGCCCATCATGCTTCGATCATTCGGGAAGAGTTAATTGAAGAATCTCTACGGCTTGGCAAAATGTTGGTGGATAATGAAATTACCAATTTACCTATTACCAACTCGTTGATGGCATTGCTTTGTTTCAACACTTCACGTGTGTATGGCCGACTGGACGAAAATGGAAATCTGCTTCAACTTAAAAATCAAAACCGATCCAAGTGGAATAAACAATTGATTGTTCAGGGAAATCACTACTTGAACCGTGCTGCGTCTATTGAACCACCAACCCCTTATCACATTGAAGCAGCTATTGCCTACGAACATTGCCAAGCAGCCACGTTTGCCGAAACCAATTGGCAACGCATTGTAGAATTATATGATTGGCTCTACCAACTGAAGCCGATGCCATTGATTCAGCTAAATCAACTGATTGCTTTGGCCGAATGGAAAGGTGCTCACGTAGCACTAGCCAAGTTAAACGACCTCCAATTAATGGAACAACTACCGAACAACGCCCTTCTCCATGCCGCACTAGGTGAATGGAGATTATCGATTGGCGAAAAGGAAAGTGCCAAAGGTCATTTTGAAAAAGCTGTTGGATTAAGTAAAACGGAAAAGGAAAAATTATTCTTCACAAATCGCTTACGCGAATGTTACTAA
- a CDS encoding MgtC/SapB family protein: MNFNVDYEIGLRLLISFILGAAIGLEREYNSKAAGLRTMIMICLGSTIFTEISMFMGGSTPDRIASNIVTGVGFLGAGVIFKDGLSISGITTATTIWIAAALGMAVGSGEYFIAVVSTGVIIIVLSLFNKVQHVVERWHQVRTYKICLASIQDEETEKEFKNFSLSIYRKRSLKENGKFTMVYEVTGSEKKLEEFNLFLKKNEKVASFEY; the protein is encoded by the coding sequence ATGAATTTCAATGTCGATTATGAAATTGGGCTGCGGCTGCTCATCTCATTTATATTGGGGGCTGCTATCGGATTGGAACGTGAATACAACAGCAAAGCAGCCGGTCTGCGCACCATGATCATGATTTGCTTGGGTTCCACCATTTTTACGGAAATCTCTATGTTCATGGGAGGCAGCACACCCGATCGGATCGCATCGAATATTGTAACAGGTGTAGGCTTTTTGGGGGCAGGTGTTATCTTCAAAGATGGCTTAAGTATAAGCGGCATTACTACTGCTACCACCATTTGGATAGCTGCTGCACTCGGTATGGCTGTTGGTTCGGGTGAATATTTTATTGCCGTTGTCAGCACGGGTGTTATTATTATTGTGCTGAGCTTGTTTAACAAAGTGCAACATGTAGTAGAACGATGGCATCAAGTACGCACCTACAAAATTTGTTTGGCCAGTATTCAGGATGAAGAAACAGAAAAAGAATTCAAAAATTTCTCTCTAAGTATATATCGAAAGCGGAGCTTGAAAGAAAACGGAAAATTTACCATGGTGTATGAGGTTACAGGATCCGAGAAAAAACTAGAAGAGTTTAATCTGTTTTTAAAGAAGAATGAGAAGGTAGCTTCATTTGAATACTAA
- a CDS encoding DUF2807 domain-containing protein, producing MNKILIAMLFVTSYSIGQNRETRNVGNFTRIAFRVPGKLILKQGSPQKVELEGDREILSKIDTDVDGDRLSIGRENRWRDWNWSRDEKVTVYITVATIEGLSVSGSGDLVGEGKFKTEDLKLSVSGSGSLQIEANANGEVEANVSGSGRLELKGSCRSLESDVSGSGRVVVAATISGSADVGISGSGKIEASGTAQSIKANISGSGKVYAANLEVDKCDVRISGSGDVEINVKSELDANISGNGTVSYKGNPNHVNGHSSGSGKVRKM from the coding sequence ATGAACAAGATTTTAATAGCGATGCTGTTTGTAACCAGTTATAGCATCGGCCAAAACCGTGAAACGAGAAATGTAGGCAATTTTACCAGAATTGCTTTTCGAGTGCCCGGCAAATTGATTTTGAAACAAGGGTCGCCACAGAAAGTTGAGCTGGAGGGTGATCGAGAAATCCTTTCAAAAATTGATACCGATGTAGATGGCGACCGATTGAGCATTGGCCGCGAAAATCGTTGGCGGGATTGGAATTGGTCGCGCGATGAAAAAGTAACGGTTTACATTACGGTGGCTACTATTGAAGGTCTGAGCGTGTCAGGGTCAGGCGATTTAGTGGGAGAAGGAAAATTTAAAACCGAAGATTTAAAACTATCGGTGAGTGGCTCGGGCAGTTTGCAAATAGAAGCAAATGCCAATGGCGAAGTAGAAGCCAATGTTTCTGGTTCAGGAAGATTGGAATTGAAAGGAAGTTGCAGAAGTTTGGAAAGCGATGTGAGCGGTTCGGGCCGTGTGGTAGTGGCCGCCACCATTTCAGGTAGTGCGGATGTTGGTATTTCAGGTTCCGGAAAAATTGAAGCAAGCGGCACGGCCCAATCCATCAAAGCAAACATTAGCGGTTCGGGAAAAGTGTACGCAGCTAACTTGGAAGTTGACAAGTGTGATGTGCGCATTTCAGGTTCGGGCGATGTGGAAATAAATGTGAAGAGTGAACTGGATGCCAATATTTCTGGAAACGGAACGGTGAGTTATAAAGGAAACCCGAACCATGTGAACGGTCATTCTTCAGGAAGCGGGAAAGTGAGGAAGATGTAA
- a CDS encoding universal stress protein: protein MKRILVPCDFSDPAVQAFKFAIEIALKSRGEIFLLNVVEVPVMHETVLMPTLYFEQSLMNEMKATADKKFQKMKDKWGSEGITVSTHVEFGVTITSIRQFIEEKKIDLVVMGTHGASGAREFLIGSNTEKIVRTSLVPVMAIKKSTKLSNVKNIVFPNDLDLENEHLTLKVKELQNFFKATLHILYINSPAFFQRDVDTKMRLKDFAKRFMLKDYTLNVYNDVDQENGINNFTRDVKGDLIALATHGRRGISHLVSGSIAEDIVNHVDCPIWTFKNEE from the coding sequence ATGAAACGAATATTGGTTCCTTGCGATTTTTCTGACCCTGCTGTGCAAGCTTTTAAGTTTGCCATAGAAATAGCACTCAAAAGCAGAGGTGAAATTTTCTTGCTCAATGTTGTGGAAGTGCCTGTGATGCACGAGACAGTACTCATGCCCACTCTTTATTTCGAACAGTCGCTGATGAATGAAATGAAAGCAACAGCGGACAAAAAATTTCAAAAGATGAAAGACAAGTGGGGGAGCGAAGGCATTACCGTTTCTACCCATGTAGAGTTTGGGGTTACCATTACGAGTATCCGTCAGTTTATTGAAGAAAAGAAAATTGATTTAGTGGTAATGGGCACGCACGGGGCTTCGGGTGCTCGCGAGTTTTTGATTGGCTCCAATACCGAAAAAATAGTGCGTACTTCTTTGGTTCCTGTAATGGCGATCAAAAAGTCCACTAAATTATCAAACGTAAAAAACATCGTATTTCCCAACGACCTCGATTTGGAAAACGAGCACCTCACCTTAAAGGTAAAGGAACTGCAAAATTTCTTCAAAGCTACGCTACACATTTTGTACATCAACTCTCCAGCCTTTTTTCAACGCGATGTAGATACCAAAATGAGGCTGAAGGATTTTGCGAAGCGGTTTATGCTAAAAGACTACACCTTGAATGTGTACAATGATGTTGACCAAGAGAATGGTATTAACAATTTTACGCGTGATGTAAAAGGTGACTTGATTGCCTTGGCCACCCATGGCCGCAGAGGAATCAGCCACTTGGTCAGTGGAAGCATTGCCGAAGACATTGTCAACCATGTGGATTGCCCCATTTGGACATTTAAAAATGAAGAGTAA
- a CDS encoding heavy metal translocating P-type ATPase metal-binding domain-containing protein: MQVAEEVICYHCGQPCEEAPILQHQKEFCCQGCLLVYEILDQNNLCEYYSLDKNPGISLRHVQEESYAYLDEPSIQKQLLDFQIDNLARVTFFAPSIHCISCIWLLENLQKLSNGVLRSEVNFSRKQVTIDFKPSQISLAALARLMAALGYAPQINLKNGSTEQNINAHRLIAKLAVAGFCFGNIMLLSFPEYLGLKDSDGALKQLFSFLNLALTIPVVIFSGQDFFINAWKSFKQKQINIDVPIAVGLAALFLRSSFDILTTTGPGYLDSLTGLVFFLLIGRWFQSKTYDSLAFDRDYKSYFPLATLKWVDEDWKPVVVYDLQRGDTIKIRHREIVPADCILLNLSAFIDYSFVTGESKPVRITKGELIYAGGRLVGEPMEVLVEKKINQSHLTRLWNNAAFQKPEESTYQKIIDRAARRFTWAVLALALVTAGYWYWVDASQLWLIITSVLMVACPCALALAAPFTFGSMMRAMGRHGFYLKNAEVVERMAFIDTIVFDKTGTVTNGAEQVAFIGVLDDEELGWVKKITSSSAHPLSNLITKSISVNSSHSVSYFREYTGKGVEGTVAGRYIKIGSVAFVDFTGKLSDMHAKVFVSVDGLVRGYFQINTSIRQPMRSLLSRLSNQSVALLSGDNDSDQTRMRELFPTKATLLFNQDPHQKLDFISAMQDQGKKVMMLGDGLNDSGALKQSDVGVAITDDTGIFTPACDAILKGDQLGKLDRFIQLAKSATVIVKWAFGISFFYNIIALSFAVTGHLTPLVAAILMPISSISVVGFATLAVNKASYKILRA, translated from the coding sequence ATGCAAGTTGCCGAAGAAGTTATTTGTTACCATTGCGGGCAACCATGCGAGGAGGCTCCGATTCTACAACATCAAAAGGAATTTTGTTGTCAAGGTTGTTTGCTGGTATATGAAATACTAGACCAAAATAATCTGTGTGAGTATTATTCACTCGATAAAAATCCAGGCATTTCACTACGCCATGTGCAAGAAGAATCGTACGCTTATTTGGATGAACCCTCCATTCAAAAGCAATTGCTCGATTTTCAAATAGACAACTTGGCACGGGTTACTTTTTTTGCTCCCTCCATTCATTGTATTTCGTGCATTTGGTTGTTGGAAAATCTACAAAAATTATCAAATGGTGTTCTACGTTCAGAAGTAAATTTTTCGCGCAAACAAGTAACGATCGATTTTAAGCCAAGCCAGATTTCACTGGCCGCCTTGGCGCGATTGATGGCCGCCTTGGGGTATGCACCGCAGATTAACCTAAAGAATGGATCAACCGAACAAAATATCAACGCCCATCGGCTGATTGCTAAATTGGCTGTGGCGGGGTTTTGCTTTGGCAATATCATGTTGCTGAGTTTTCCCGAGTATTTGGGTTTGAAAGATTCAGACGGTGCGTTGAAGCAACTGTTTTCATTTCTAAATCTGGCCTTGACGATACCCGTAGTAATTTTTAGTGGACAAGATTTTTTTATCAACGCGTGGAAAAGTTTTAAGCAGAAGCAAATCAACATTGATGTGCCAATCGCGGTTGGGCTGGCTGCTTTGTTTTTGCGGAGTTCGTTCGATATCCTTACTACGACTGGCCCTGGATATTTAGATTCGCTCACCGGCCTTGTTTTCTTTTTGTTGATTGGCCGATGGTTTCAAAGCAAGACCTACGATTCACTGGCGTTTGACCGTGATTACAAATCATATTTTCCATTGGCAACCTTAAAATGGGTAGATGAAGATTGGAAGCCGGTAGTCGTGTACGACCTGCAGCGAGGCGATACCATCAAAATCCGCCATCGCGAAATTGTGCCAGCCGATTGCATTTTATTGAACCTAAGTGCATTTATTGATTATAGTTTTGTGACGGGAGAATCCAAACCTGTGCGCATCACCAAGGGGGAATTGATTTATGCAGGTGGCCGATTAGTGGGCGAGCCGATGGAAGTGCTGGTTGAAAAGAAAATCAACCAAAGTCATTTGACTCGTTTGTGGAACAATGCTGCATTTCAAAAACCGGAGGAAAGCACCTACCAAAAAATAATCGATCGGGCGGCTCGAAGATTTACATGGGCAGTATTGGCGTTGGCGTTGGTCACGGCAGGGTATTGGTACTGGGTAGATGCATCACAATTATGGTTAATCATCACGTCTGTTTTAATGGTGGCGTGCCCGTGCGCCCTTGCACTGGCGGCACCCTTTACCTTTGGCAGTATGATGCGTGCTATGGGGCGACATGGTTTTTACCTGAAGAACGCAGAAGTGGTAGAGCGTATGGCCTTCATCGATACTATTGTATTTGATAAAACGGGCACGGTTACCAATGGGGCGGAGCAGGTTGCGTTTATTGGAGTGCTGGATGATGAAGAATTGGGATGGGTAAAAAAAATCACTTCTTCATCGGCACATCCATTGAGTAATTTGATTACCAAAAGTATTTCTGTCAATTCATCGCATTCCGTTAGTTATTTCAGAGAATACACCGGGAAGGGCGTAGAAGGAACAGTGGCAGGAAGGTACATCAAAATTGGCTCTGTTGCGTTTGTGGATTTCACAGGTAAGTTATCCGACATGCATGCCAAAGTATTTGTGTCAGTCGATGGTTTGGTAAGGGGTTATTTTCAAATCAATACTTCTATTCGTCAACCTATGCGGTCGTTGTTATCTCGCTTGTCCAATCAATCGGTTGCCTTATTGTCGGGTGATAATGATTCGGATCAAACGCGCATGCGGGAGTTGTTTCCTACCAAGGCAACGTTGCTTTTTAATCAAGATCCTCATCAGAAATTGGATTTTATTTCAGCCATGCAAGACCAAGGAAAGAAAGTGATGATGCTAGGCGATGGCTTAAATGACTCGGGTGCGCTCAAACAAAGTGATGTAGGCGTTGCCATTACGGATGACACCGGAATTTTTACACCTGCTTGCGATGCTATTTTGAAAGGTGATCAACTTGGCAAGCTCGATCGGTTTATCCAACTCGCAAAGTCGGCAACGGTTATTGTGAAATGGGCATTCGGCATTTCTTTCTTTTACAACATCATCGCGCTTTCTTTTGCAGTAACTGGTCATCTCACACCACTGGTTGCTGCCATACTCATGCCCATCTCAAGCATCAGTGTGGTTGGTTTTGCTACGTTGGCTGTCAATAAGGCTTCCTATAAAATTTTACGCGCATGA
- the ccoS gene encoding cbb3-type cytochrome oxidase assembly protein CcoS, with the protein MTIIIVLIGISLTVAIIFLLAFLWSLKSGQYDDTYGPSVRMLFDDKKKK; encoded by the coding sequence ATGACCATCATCATTGTTTTGATTGGCATTAGTTTAACCGTAGCCATTATTTTTCTGTTAGCTTTTTTGTGGAGCTTGAAAAGTGGCCAATACGATGACACCTATGGTCCATCGGTAAGAATGTTGTTTGACGATAAGAAGAAAAAGTAA